One Ctenopharyngodon idella isolate HZGC_01 chromosome 3, HZGC01, whole genome shotgun sequence genomic window, GAAAACAAGTCACATCTCTGATGGTCATGTGCATTTGAATGTGTAAATTCTGCGCTGTCTCTCAAACCTTTTGCTGGCTGGTCACTTGTATCGTCCTTAGCTTGATCATCAGGTATTTGATTCTGGATCATGAGCTTGAGAAAATCTACTCGACCctgattaaaaacacaaagtGTGGCATCAATATCTCTGCAAAATCTGAAGCTGTAGCTGAAGAGTGAAATAGTGATAAACATACATCTGGTTTCTTGTTGTGCTCGTCCTTAATCTTTCTCAAGGCATTGTAGAAAAAATCCATAGACGACCTCGAAAAAAGACTTATCCCCATTTTTCCCAAAAGATTTGCAACAGAGGGAAATAAAgctgagataaaaaaaaaaaagtaatttctttTTTGAGATCTTAACTGTAATTCTTTTCATGTAAAAAGATGTAAAACTGatttacactgaacaaaattataaacgcaacacttttgtatttgcccccatttttcatgagctgaactcaaagatctaagactttttctatgtacacaaaaggcctatttctctcaaatattgttcacaaatctgtctaaatctgtgttagtgagcacttctcctttgccgagataatccatccacctcacaggtgtggcagatcaagatgctgattagacagcatgattattgcacaggtgtgccttaggctggccacaataaaaggacactctaaaaatgtgcagttttactgtattgggGGGGTCTGAAAACCAGTCAGTATCTGGTGTGACCACCATTTGCCTCACGCAGTGCAACACATCTCCTTCGCATAGAGTTGATCAGGTTGTTGATTGTGGCCTGTGGAATGTTGGTCCACTCCTCTTCAATGGCTGTGCGAAGTTGCTGGATATTGGCAGGAAGTATATGCCGATCCAGAGcatcccaaacatgctcaatgGGTGACATGTCCGGTGAGTATGCTGACTATGCAAGAACTGGGATGTTTTCAGCTTCCAGGACTTGTATACAGAACCTTGCAACATGGGgccgtgcattatcatgctgcaacatgaggtgatggtcgtggatgaatggcacaacaatagctgcgtttccactgtcgggcctaaAGCGAGCGTGCTAGTGCATGCCAGGGCCagtcgcgtttccactgtcacttccgggCCTTGTCGGGGCTTCCTCGGGGCCAACGGCCAGGGTTTTTCGGCCCAccgaataccttggtccaaagcgggcCAGCTCGGGCTTGAAGGAGTGGTTACGAACAAAGGCGGAGTTAATCTGTGTGTGGAGACGGAGGCGCCATGGATGATTACATGTGACCAGctaacatcagcattaaagacttttaaaaacattttagctcaaaactcacttttagacagcagcaagtgtttgaaataacttctgtttgtgatccGATGTGGATTCTGATCACCAAGACTATGCGCACTATTACCATAGTAAATATGGTAAATACGACGGCTTGAAGGAATCAGACAAATCAAATACCTAGGCTAtcacaatcatgtatttattttatctgtcagcACGTCTCATCTCTTAACGGACTGTCTGATATCCATATTTAGCTCcgcatatttcataaaataaagtaactcCAGTTTTTAAAActtccatttgtttgtgaaatgacGGGTTTGTGTGACGTTGTTCCAGAGAGGCGTGTTACAGGCGGGTTTTAGTGAAGCGCTGCAGAGCTTctggcccgacggtggaaatgCAACGTGATTTTGGGCTCGGTGCTACAAGTCCGGGGCTATTAGCCTAGGCTcgcactggcccgacagtggaaaagctgctaatgggcctcaggatctcgtcacggtatctctgtgcattcaaaatgccatcaataaaatgcacctgTGTTCGTTGTCCATAACATACGTCTGCCCATACCATAACCCCACCGCCACCATGGGCCACTCGATCCAAAACGTTGACATCAGCAAACCACTCACCCACACGACACCATACACGCTGTCTGCCATCTGCCCTGTACAGTGAAAACTGGGATTCATCCCTGAAGAGAACACCTCTCCAAAGTGCCAGACGCCATCGAATGTGAGCATTTGCCCACTCAAGTCGATTACGACGACGAACTGCAGTCAGGTCGAGACCCCGATGAGGACGACGAGTATGCAGATGAGCTTCTTTGAGACGGTTTCTGACAGTTTGTGCAGAAATTCTTTGGTTATGCAAACAGATTGTTGCAGCAGCTGTCCGGGGTGGTTGGTCTCAGACGATCTTAGAGGTGAAGATGCTGAATGTGGAGGTCCTGGGCTGGTGTGGTTACACGTGGTCTGCAGTTGTAAGGCCAGTTGGATGTACTGCCAAATTCTCTGAAACGCCTTTGGAGACGGCTTATGGTAGAGAAATGAACATTCAATTCACGGGCAACAGCTCTGGTGGACATTCCTGCAGTCAACATGCCAATTACACGCTCCCTCAAAACTTGCAACATCTGTggcattgtgctgtgtgataaaaccacatttttagagtggccttttattgtggccagcctaaggcacacctgtgcaataatcatgctgtctaatcagcatcttgatctgccacacctgtgaggtggatggattatctcggcaaaggagaagtgctcactaacacagatttagacagatttgtgaacaatatttgagagaaataggccttttgtgttcatagaaaaagtcttagatctttgagttcagctcatgaaaaatgggggtaaaaacaaaagtgttgtgtttataattttgttcagtgtacaATACAAATGCAACAACAAAAGCTATTTTTATTGTACAAATGACATACCTAAAAGCACAAAGAGAGGACTGAATAGACTAAACTGGATAAACTTCTTGATGTTAGTAACGAAAGGATCATCCGGGTTGTTTATGGAGTCGATGTCAACGCTAAAGGAGGAGCTGGTTACGACATCCAAACTGTATGGAGCGACAACTCTGGAATAAAAAGTGTGGTTTACTTATTTAGTTAACCAGATGTAAGGATGTGTTTCATTTATACACAAAATAACTACCGAAAATAATATTCTAATGATAATCATTATTTAGTGAAAGTTTTGCTGTAAATGCTTCACTTAATTTCATGACTGACAGTGAATGCTctttatgttttaaagttatGCACCTCATTTAAAGACAGATGTAACATACTCTTTTGTTTTAACTGGCTGCTCGTGGTCTCGcttttgcatgtttttaataaaacgaTCTGCATGTGTCACAGCTATGGGAAATATCTGAAACATATTTAGAAATAAGTGTTATGTCATGCGAGCAACAAgtacagtataaaatataaatacaaatatttctttacagtatctttttttgtaaaacagagaaaaaaagaaagtcattcaggttgggaacaacatgaaggtgagtaaattgtACTATACCTCCTTCAGTCGTCCACTTGTGAAATATGGAGAGAGTGAAGCACGAATTCGTTTCCATCTCTCATCTTTAACTAGAGTTATTCCATCAGAAAAGGGGCCGGCCAGGTTTACAAATGTATCCtgtacaaatttaaaaaaaataaaaaaaataatgatttttactGGGGCGTAAAAGGAATCCTCAGCATCCTGCCATTATGGGACTTTCTGTATATGTGGAGCTTACTCTTCTGTTAGTGAAGGTAGAATAACAATCTTTCACCATAATTGCTTTGATCATTTCCAGGTCAGTGACCATTAATATTGGGAGTCTTCCATCATAAATTCTGAGCAATGAAAGAAATATTGATCAGTTTGCATTCACAGTGATCTAGGCAAATaactacactaccattcaaaagtttggggtcagtaaaaacaaataaataaataaattgccaacacaggaatgaattacataaaatataccaaaacagttatttaaaactgtaataacATTGAACAAGATTACTGttctactgtatgtttgatcaaaCCTGAtgtttggtgagcataagagacttcttttttaAGAGACCAACCTCAAACATTTGGTAGTGTGCATTCTGTTGTACTTTGCTAATAAATATCTTTTCGCCATCAGAGCTGTCTGAACTTAtgtattacataatatttaattgcattatattaatgacagatattatacagtatttcaGCTTCAATAGATTCTTTCAACACAGTAAATGTATAACTGAGACTCACCCCCAAACTTTTCCATACTTCTTAGCACACTCCATATCAAAATTGATCAAACCctaaaatacatttgcatagaCAATTAATCAATGAAAGAGAGTCTTCAAGTTCAAGTACTTTATTGTTATTGTGTAGCACAACGAAATTTCTCGTGCCAACCccaaagtgcattaaaatagaCAGTACTAACAACTAAAATAcaatagtaaaaaataataataagtaataattaaataattgacataatacaataaataattgtattatttattgaaaGAGAGTCGTATTGCTCCAGCAACATTCCTATATTATTCTAAAGCAGTTACATAATGAATTACTCACTTTAGTGTATGAGAGAAATGTGCCAACGAAAGGCCAAGGTCTTGGTCCTGGAATTCCAAGTTTTTTGAAAAATCCATGTGGCCAAACACCGTAACTACAGTGTGATCAATAACAGAGATATCAAACTACAAACAACCACACGATGAGATTCATTACATGTAGATGTGGAGATCTTAAAGTTATGAACTGTACAGTGTGACACAGTACACAAATATAAGACATCACACAACTACTAATTAAAAATGAGATACATagcccgccccttttcagcgctgcgctcgttgtcctttgacttccggtttgtatttccacagcgatcttacgtatttatgaatgaactgctcgttttaaaatcttcccggtctactgacatttgttaagacatctgctttaaacattacaatgctcatggtAACtatcattaactctacaacaagtaaatccacttaaccagctaattattctttgacagcgatgtcagagaaatatacagagcaaccgcaaaaacggaagttcaaagacaatattataaagatggcggcgcgcttgtttctttggcgcataaggtctatacagACAGATATTTTACTAAAAGCTATAACACAGAATATCGGTCGTTTAGACTTGCTATTGTTATTCATTACTCACATAAACAGGAGAGTTATGACCAGAACCACCAGGGTCCAGGTCACAGACAGAGATGAGAAGTCAATCATTGTAAGTCAGCTCTCAGCCTGTAGGACTGTATAGTCTCTTCAGCAGGCTAGCAGACGCTGGTTttggttttattcaagtcaGACTGGGCGTGGTTTACAGGTGCGAAGGACGACAAAATAAGGAAAGAAATCGATAGATTATGACACTTCTGACACTCATTTTTACGTTTCGAGTTATCGGTGTTAACTGCACTGGCACAATAGTGGCGAAAGCCTTCAGTAATTATTTTGTTAAGAAACATTCATGAAAACTACAAAGTAAAGCCTGAGTTTGATAACTGCGACTTAATACATCCTCTGTGTTCTGTTGCAAAATAACATAAGCGGGTcctttcattgtatttttaaacagtttatagTGACACCCATTGGCCAAAAAGAGAAATTACTTTAGACTCCAACTGAGTTCAGtctgattctgattcttattttatatacagCATGTATGATAACATGAATCTATAACCTACGAATGCATGCTTTAGTCACTTAATATGTTTCAACTCCTCCAGAtagaaaacaaatgtattttgtcatgttaaatgtttatgaaTGATGATCTGTGAAAAAATGAAAGGTTAAAATTATTTTAGCTCAATCTATCAAATTATACAAAAGTAATTATTAATGatgctcttttcttttcttattgcCTTTGTTAACTTTAAGgtcccacaataatatttt contains:
- the LOC127508533 gene encoding cytochrome P450 3A40-like isoform X1; amino-acid sequence: MIDFSSLSVTWTLVVLVITLLFIYGVWPHGFFKKLGIPGPRPWPFVGTFLSYTKGLINFDMECAKKYGKVWGIYDGRLPILMVTDLEMIKAIMVKDCYSTFTNRRDTFVNLAGPFSDGITLVKDERWKRIRASLSPYFTSGRLKEIFPIAVTHADRFIKNMQKRDHEQPVKTKEVVAPYSLDVVTSSSFSVDIDSINNPDDPFVTNIKKFIQFSLFSPLFVLLALFPSVANLLGKMGISLFSRSSMDFFYNALRKIKDEHNKKPDGRVDFLKLMIQNQIPDDQAKDDTSDQPAKGLTDHEILSQCFIFILGGYETTSSTLTFLLYNLVTNPDCLEKLVEEIDTNFPPDTPITYDALMKMDYLEMAINESMRLLPTVPRLERVCKKTVEINGMTIPKDTLIGIPTYVLCRDPQLWDSPDEFRPERFSPESKSEVNQYAFMPFGLGPRNCIGMRFALMIMKLLVVKLLQNFTVETCKETQIPLELNVMFQPKVPITLKFKPRSHKEKDTLSYF